The following are encoded together in the Mesoterricola sediminis genome:
- a CDS encoding NUDIX domain-containing protein — translation MEEPKGWRVTVAVVVEREGRFLVVEETDGVHPERVFNQPAGHVDPGETLRQAMVRETWEETGLDLTLEHFLGVYQIQAKNGRDYMRFAFTGSVPPDAEARPRDPEILACHWLTREEIARRPRSSAVLAVIDDYLAGTRHPLSAVERVLRDRA, via the coding sequence ATGGAGGAGCCGAAGGGCTGGCGCGTCACGGTGGCCGTGGTGGTGGAGCGGGAAGGCCGCTTCCTGGTGGTCGAGGAGACGGATGGGGTTCACCCCGAGCGGGTGTTCAACCAACCGGCTGGTCACGTGGATCCGGGAGAGACGCTCCGGCAGGCCATGGTCCGGGAGACCTGGGAGGAGACGGGCCTGGACCTCACCCTGGAGCACTTCCTGGGCGTCTACCAGATCCAGGCGAAGAACGGCCGCGACTACATGCGCTTCGCGTTCACGGGGTCGGTCCCCCCGGACGCCGAGGCCCGGCCGCGGGATCCGGAGATCCTCGCCTGCCACTGGCTCACCCGCGAGGAAATCGCCCGCAGGCCGCGATCCTCCGCCGTCCTGGCGGTCATTGACGACTACCTGGCCGGCACCCGCCACCCCCTTTCGGCGGTGGAACGGGTGCTGCGGGACCGGGCCTGA
- a CDS encoding nucleotidyl transferase AbiEii/AbiGii toxin family protein, whose product MSPIPLREGLHLDPVLVRVLARVDSAARDLGAPYLLTGAMAREILLVFVHGLPRGRATRDADFGIQVEDWASFESFRQILLEGVGFEADPVIQHRLYTHAEAFGVRMPVDLVPFGPLESPGGIIRWPQDKDVVMDVRGFHVGMGNTQSIQVEPGLVVPIPQVEAMILMKALAWKDRGAVTRGRDAVDLVELLERAEDLIGLEALYDNHMETVERNGGDPRLAGAEVLGWRARNCAPPELGDEVEAILGQGLEANLVTQVLAGSGGGEVSRRAEAITAVVRACIRGLGILRGRPSS is encoded by the coding sequence ATGTCACCCATCCCGCTCCGTGAAGGCCTCCACCTGGACCCCGTGCTTGTCAGGGTCCTGGCCCGGGTGGACAGTGCGGCCAGGGACCTGGGCGCGCCCTACCTTCTGACGGGCGCCATGGCCCGCGAGATCCTCCTCGTCTTCGTGCATGGCCTGCCCCGCGGACGGGCCACGCGCGATGCGGATTTCGGTATCCAGGTGGAGGATTGGGCGTCCTTCGAATCCTTCAGACAGATCCTCCTGGAAGGTGTTGGGTTCGAGGCGGATCCAGTCATCCAGCACCGCCTCTATACGCATGCGGAAGCGTTCGGCGTCCGGATGCCCGTGGACCTGGTCCCCTTCGGCCCCCTCGAATCCCCGGGTGGAATCATCCGCTGGCCGCAGGACAAGGATGTGGTCATGGACGTGCGGGGCTTCCACGTCGGCATGGGAAACACCCAATCCATCCAGGTGGAGCCCGGCCTGGTGGTGCCGATTCCCCAGGTCGAAGCCATGATCCTCATGAAGGCCCTGGCATGGAAGGATCGGGGAGCCGTGACCCGCGGACGGGATGCTGTCGATCTGGTGGAACTCCTGGAGCGCGCGGAAGACCTGATCGGCCTGGAAGCCCTCTATGACAACCACATGGAGACCGTGGAGCGGAATGGCGGCGACCCCAGGTTGGCGGGCGCCGAGGTATTGGGATGGAGGGCCCGGAATTGCGCACCCCCGGAACTCGGAGATGAAGTCGAGGCGATCCTGGGGCAAGGCCTGGAGGCGAATCTGGTCACCCAGGTCCTGGCTGGAAGCGGCGGCGGGGAGGTTTCCCGGCGCGCGGAGGCCATCACGGCCGTGGTCCGGGCCTGCATACGTGGCCTGGGCATCTTACGCGGAAGGCCCAGTTCATGA
- a CDS encoding type IV toxin-antitoxin system AbiEi family antitoxin — protein MQVIDRRIQRTEELALLKGRMEQTAGTVLVTPYLTAHLARRCVELGLQFIDGAGNIHLRLPGLHLCIIGNRAPEDQDRFARNHTFKGFNRKGLQVVFGLLADPALLQAPYRELARATGVAVGTVGEVLKDLAEAGLLLNQGRKRALIQEDRLLEGWIANYPYKLRPNLNPRRYRALRPQGWPTDTLDPLQAQWGGEVAADRLTGHLQPARFILYTVVPPEKLATHLRLRPDPAGDVEILERFWHFPNPPGYPADLVPPLLVHADLIASGDPRNVDLARMIHVTHPAP, from the coding sequence TTGCAGGTCATCGACCGGCGCATCCAGCGGACGGAAGAGTTGGCGCTCCTGAAGGGCAGGATGGAGCAGACGGCAGGAACGGTGCTGGTGACCCCCTACCTCACGGCCCATCTGGCCCGAAGGTGCGTGGAGTTGGGCCTACAGTTCATCGATGGCGCCGGCAACATTCACCTCAGGCTCCCAGGGCTGCACCTCTGCATCATCGGCAACAGGGCCCCGGAGGACCAGGATCGCTTTGCGCGGAATCACACCTTCAAGGGGTTCAACCGCAAGGGGCTCCAGGTGGTGTTCGGCCTCCTGGCGGATCCAGCCCTGCTGCAAGCCCCCTACAGGGAACTCGCAAGGGCGACGGGTGTCGCGGTCGGCACCGTCGGGGAGGTTCTCAAGGACCTGGCGGAGGCGGGTCTCCTCCTGAACCAGGGACGAAAGCGCGCGCTCATCCAGGAGGACCGGCTGCTGGAGGGCTGGATCGCCAATTATCCCTACAAGCTGAGGCCCAACTTGAATCCGCGACGCTACCGCGCCCTGCGCCCTCAGGGATGGCCGACGGACACGCTCGATCCCCTGCAAGCCCAGTGGGGAGGCGAGGTCGCGGCGGATCGTTTGACAGGTCACCTGCAGCCGGCGCGATTCATCCTCTACACGGTGGTGCCGCCCGAGAAACTGGCCACCCACCTTCGCTTGCGTCCCGATCCTGCGGGGGACGTGGAAATCCTGGAGCGGTTCTGGCATTTCCCGAATCCTCCGGGCTATCCTGCCGACCTGGTGCCTCCCCTCCTGGTCCATGCGGACCTGATTGCCAGCGGTGATCCCCGCAATGTCGACCTCGCCCGGATGATCCATGTCACCCATCCCGCTCCGTGA
- a CDS encoding HNH endonuclease — protein sequence MSNAVFTASVGSIYDDLPEFRYHFPQTYLNQVKAAVGDWIVYYEPRRSLRGGRQAYFAMARVLRVESDPRSPEHHYAYLDGYQEFDRAVGFQGHGTYWESALQKSDGSTSKGAFGRAVRTLPASEFEAIVREGFHRQLAPWEAKDAALAQGIPEEAVTWDARPLVAQCITRPFRDEAFRRKVREAYRETCAFSGLRLINGGGRPEVQAAHIRPVASDGPDSVRNGLALTGTLHWLFDRGLLTIEDDLRILVSPRGLPDDLGRLLRPDRLLMPPEHPDHRPHPVFLAWHREHVFKT from the coding sequence ATGTCCAATGCAGTCTTCACCGCGTCGGTGGGCTCGATCTACGACGACCTGCCGGAATTCCGGTACCACTTCCCCCAGACCTATTTGAATCAGGTCAAGGCGGCGGTGGGGGACTGGATCGTCTACTACGAACCCAGGCGAAGCCTGCGGGGCGGAAGGCAAGCCTATTTCGCCATGGCCAGGGTGCTCCGTGTAGAGTCCGACCCACGCTCCCCAGAGCATCACTATGCCTACCTGGACGGGTACCAGGAGTTTGACCGGGCGGTGGGATTCCAAGGGCATGGAACCTACTGGGAATCCGCCCTCCAGAAATCGGACGGGAGCACAAGCAAGGGCGCCTTCGGGCGTGCCGTTCGAACCCTCCCGGCCTCCGAATTCGAAGCGATCGTCCGGGAGGGATTCCATCGCCAGTTGGCCCCCTGGGAGGCCAAGGACGCGGCCCTGGCCCAGGGCATTCCGGAAGAGGCCGTAACCTGGGACGCCCGACCCCTTGTGGCCCAGTGCATCACCCGTCCCTTCAGGGATGAGGCCTTCAGGCGCAAGGTCCGCGAAGCCTACCGGGAAACCTGCGCATTCTCCGGCCTGCGACTCATCAATGGGGGAGGGAGGCCGGAAGTCCAGGCCGCCCATATCCGTCCCGTGGCCTCGGATGGCCCGGATTCGGTAAGGAATGGCCTCGCGCTCACCGGGACCCTCCACTGGCTCTTCGACCGTGGGTTGCTGACCATCGAGGATGACCTGCGTATCCTGGTCTCCCCCCGAGGCCTGCCGGACGACCTGGGCAGGCTACTCCGTCCCGACCGCCTGTTGATGCCTCCTGAGCATCCCGACCACCGCCCCCATCCGGTCTTTCTCGCCTGGCACCGGGAGCATGTCTTCAAGACCTGA
- a CDS encoding TOTE conflict system archaeo-eukaryotic primase domain-containing protein — translation MDQVALSLRLQDLERLLAENLEEADRLRAEILALRRIQVPHASSERAGEALGPSTPASKVALFRSLFRGREDVYPRQWFSRKPERAGKPGYSPVCLVQGPEPEYAPLTDQVVLDHLQGRHVIGLYPLLRDETCWLLAVDFDKEGWREDLQAFARTCRSWGVPVSLERSRSGSGGHAWIFFREPVPAILARKLGSFLLTETMDSRHQLAMSSYDRLFPNQDTLPKGGFGNLIVLPLQFEARKTGNTLFLDEALEPHADPWTYLATVERMAPGEVETLVEKASSRGRILGVRFDAIQDGYELTPWERPPSGKARNAVLGPMPERVGATLSSQIFLEKAGLPQAFLAEAKRLASFQNPEFYQKQGMRFSTNGTPRIICAAEDHPAHLALPRGCRKELENLLTVHGSRLEVEDLRFGGQPIQVEFQGTLTALQEAGSRALMEEDIGIFVGPPGTGKTVLGAFMTAARGVNTLILVHRKPLMEQWRAQLQAFLGLDAKEIGQIGGGRHKATGRIDVAMIQSLATREGVLDLVGEYGHVIVDECHHAPAVSFERVMRAVRARFVLGLTATPFRRDGLQRLLHFQCGEIRFQGSASHGHPFANRLVLRETRFFGEGAIQDLYAALVYDPMRNAQIAKDVRDALGEGRSPIVLTERKDHLERLKEALQDAAQHVVILHGGIPAKQRRLALERLAEVPERESRLILGIGRYIGEGFDDPRLDTLVLAMPIAWKGTLVQYAGRLHRLREGKEEVRIYDYQDASVPVFRKMFEKRLRTYRSMGYQPGETSGQGALFTDTLDEP, via the coding sequence ATGGATCAAGTCGCCCTGTCGTTGCGCCTGCAGGACCTGGAACGCCTGCTTGCGGAAAACCTCGAGGAGGCGGATCGGTTGCGGGCCGAAATCCTGGCGTTGCGGCGGATCCAGGTTCCCCATGCCTCTTCCGAAAGGGCCGGAGAGGCCCTCGGCCCTTCAACCCCCGCATCCAAGGTCGCCCTGTTCAGGAGCCTGTTCCGTGGCCGGGAGGATGTCTACCCCCGCCAATGGTTCTCCAGGAAACCGGAAAGGGCGGGAAAACCAGGGTATTCCCCCGTTTGCCTGGTTCAGGGCCCTGAACCGGAGTACGCGCCCCTGACCGACCAGGTGGTTCTTGATCATCTCCAGGGAAGGCATGTCATCGGACTGTATCCGCTCCTTCGGGACGAGACCTGCTGGCTCCTGGCGGTGGACTTCGACAAGGAAGGCTGGCGCGAGGACCTGCAGGCCTTCGCCCGAACGTGCCGGTCCTGGGGCGTCCCCGTCTCCCTCGAACGGTCCCGGTCCGGGAGTGGCGGGCACGCGTGGATCTTCTTCCGGGAGCCGGTTCCGGCCATCCTCGCCCGCAAACTCGGCAGCTTCCTCCTGACCGAAACCATGGACAGCCGTCATCAATTGGCCATGAGCTCCTATGACCGTCTGTTCCCCAACCAGGACACCTTGCCCAAGGGGGGCTTCGGAAACCTGATCGTCCTGCCCCTCCAGTTCGAGGCCCGCAAGACCGGCAACACCCTGTTCCTGGACGAGGCCCTGGAACCCCATGCGGATCCCTGGACCTACCTCGCCACGGTGGAACGTATGGCGCCCGGGGAAGTGGAAACCCTCGTCGAGAAGGCCTCGAGCCGGGGCCGGATCCTGGGAGTGCGTTTCGACGCCATCCAGGATGGTTACGAATTGACGCCCTGGGAGCGCCCACCTTCGGGCAAGGCCAGGAATGCGGTCCTGGGCCCCATGCCGGAAAGGGTCGGAGCAACGCTTTCCAGCCAGATCTTCCTGGAGAAGGCGGGGCTGCCCCAGGCTTTCCTGGCCGAGGCCAAGCGGCTGGCCTCCTTCCAGAACCCGGAGTTCTACCAGAAACAGGGCATGCGGTTTTCCACCAACGGCACTCCGAGAATCATCTGTGCCGCCGAAGACCACCCGGCCCATCTCGCCCTGCCGCGAGGCTGCAGGAAGGAACTGGAGAACCTACTCACGGTCCACGGTTCACGTCTTGAGGTGGAAGATCTGCGCTTCGGAGGGCAGCCAATCCAGGTGGAGTTCCAGGGAACCCTGACCGCCCTCCAGGAGGCGGGATCGCGTGCGCTGATGGAGGAGGATATCGGGATCTTCGTCGGGCCGCCCGGAACGGGCAAGACAGTCCTGGGAGCCTTCATGACCGCCGCCAGGGGCGTGAACACGCTCATCCTGGTCCACCGGAAGCCGCTCATGGAGCAATGGCGCGCGCAACTCCAGGCATTCCTGGGGCTGGACGCCAAGGAGATCGGTCAGATCGGCGGCGGCAGGCACAAGGCCACCGGCAGGATCGATGTGGCCATGATCCAGAGCCTGGCCACCCGGGAAGGCGTGCTTGACCTCGTGGGCGAGTATGGCCACGTGATCGTCGATGAATGCCACCACGCCCCCGCCGTCTCCTTCGAACGGGTCATGCGGGCCGTCCGGGCCAGGTTCGTTCTGGGGCTCACCGCGACCCCCTTCCGCCGGGACGGCCTGCAGCGTCTCCTTCACTTCCAGTGTGGGGAGATCCGCTTCCAGGGGTCCGCTTCACACGGCCACCCCTTTGCCAACCGCCTTGTCCTGCGGGAGACCCGGTTCTTCGGTGAAGGCGCGATCCAGGACCTCTACGCCGCGCTGGTGTACGACCCCATGAGGAACGCCCAGATCGCCAAGGACGTCCGGGACGCGCTGGGCGAAGGCCGCTCTCCGATCGTCCTGACGGAGCGGAAGGACCACTTGGAGCGCCTCAAGGAGGCCCTGCAGGATGCCGCCCAGCATGTCGTCATCCTCCACGGAGGCATCCCCGCCAAGCAGCGCAGGCTCGCCCTTGAGAGGCTGGCCGAAGTCCCGGAACGGGAATCCCGGCTGATCCTCGGGATCGGGCGGTACATCGGCGAAGGGTTCGATGACCCCCGGCTGGACACCCTGGTCCTCGCCATGCCCATCGCCTGGAAGGGAACCCTCGTCCAGTACGCGGGGCGCCTCCACCGCCTCCGAGAAGGCAAGGAGGAAGTCAGGATTTACGACTACCAGGACGCCTCCGTGCCCGTCTTCCGGAAGATGTTCGAAAAGCGCCTCAGGACTTACCGGTCCATGGGGTACCAGCCTGGAGAGACTTCTGGTCAGGGCGCCCTGTTCACCGACACCTTGGACGAGCCATGA
- a CDS encoding competence protein CoiA family protein yields the protein MLTAMQTSDSSQVILLKEDGLSRADHLRREALEGRIVCEGCRQPVTVRAGEERIWHFAHRAGGDCPRAKDSLDVLECRALLYGWLRVRFPDSIQLEKTAPRLPRPLDCWVERAGKPTFAWWVVPAAVKPDVREAMLKACRKLGVLLHPVFHARLLVKEPGQGRITLSATLRELTEHSAYDGLYGFGDESLHFLDPAKRHLTTCRGIWMRHPPQGHQATLLEHPLEAILLHPRTGEFVHPGEHEAWMSHQEALAAKKREEDERKRRQAAIRAEKDHIPRWDRWDDEDDDDIEPEEEDAQEARTPEEADVAAQAAGPATSCPDHRDGPSRMGPETEGLLTCKDCGHRTRDWVVRYGNTGLCRCRACMR from the coding sequence ATGCTCACCGCCATGCAGACGAGCGATTCCAGCCAGGTGATCCTCCTGAAGGAGGACGGTCTGTCCAGGGCAGACCATCTGCGGCGGGAGGCCCTGGAGGGTCGGATTGTCTGCGAAGGCTGCCGGCAGCCCGTGACCGTCCGGGCCGGTGAGGAGAGAATCTGGCATTTTGCTCACCGGGCCGGCGGTGATTGCCCCAGGGCCAAGGATTCTCTGGATGTCCTCGAATGTCGGGCCCTGCTGTATGGCTGGCTCAGGGTCCGGTTCCCCGATTCCATCCAGTTGGAGAAGACGGCCCCCCGCCTTCCGCGGCCCCTGGACTGCTGGGTGGAAAGGGCTGGCAAACCGACCTTTGCCTGGTGGGTGGTTCCCGCCGCAGTCAAGCCGGACGTACGAGAGGCCATGCTGAAAGCCTGCAGGAAACTGGGAGTGCTCCTGCATCCGGTGTTCCATGCGCGATTGCTCGTGAAGGAGCCGGGCCAGGGCCGCATCACCCTGTCGGCGACCCTCCGGGAATTGACGGAACACTCCGCCTATGACGGCCTGTATGGGTTCGGCGACGAGTCCCTCCATTTCCTGGACCCCGCCAAGCGCCATCTCACAACCTGCCGCGGCATCTGGATGCGGCACCCGCCCCAGGGCCACCAGGCCACCCTCCTGGAGCATCCCCTGGAGGCGATCCTGCTCCACCCTCGGACCGGAGAGTTTGTGCATCCGGGCGAACATGAGGCATGGATGAGCCACCAGGAGGCCCTCGCCGCGAAGAAGCGGGAGGAGGATGAGCGCAAGCGCCGCCAGGCGGCCATCAGGGCGGAAAAGGACCACATTCCACGATGGGACCGGTGGGACGACGAGGATGATGACGACATTGAACCCGAAGAAGAGGATGCCCAGGAGGCAAGGACCCCAGAGGAGGCCGACGTTGCAGCCCAGGCCGCGGGCCCGGCCACCTCGTGTCCGGACCACAGGGACGGCCCCTCCCGCATGGGCCCGGAGACTGAGGGTCTCCTGACCTGCAAGGACTGCGGTCACCGGACCCGGGATTGGGTGGTGCGCTACGGGAACACTGGGCTTTGCCGATGCAGGGCATGCATGCGCTGA
- a CDS encoding nucleotidyl transferase AbiEii/AbiGii toxin family protein, with translation MRLSVERLMKEAEATGFRPESLEKVIRLISLLNHIFQDPFLRDRLALKGGTALNLFLFDIPRLSVDIDLNYIGAEDKEDMQAERPGLEARLRSIFEKDDFTIRKAPSDHAGGKWQLRYAGAQGQGGSLEVDLNFLHRVPLESPQWLDSRDLGSFQAKNVRVMGLHDLAAGKLIALLDRTAARDIVDAARLFDQPGLDLERLRLPFVIVGAASRALDLRTATPESADPAGDEFDRMVRPLLRASDVQPDPATQLEKARSGLRRLLPVRGHESEFIRAIWEEGEIHPEWLTSDPDLQRRIASSPLLRWKTLNVKRHRDLKG, from the coding sequence GTGAGACTGTCCGTGGAACGCCTGATGAAGGAGGCCGAAGCCACAGGCTTCAGGCCCGAATCCCTGGAGAAGGTCATCCGTCTCATCAGCCTTCTCAACCATATCTTCCAGGATCCGTTCCTGAGGGATCGCCTCGCCCTGAAGGGTGGCACGGCCTTGAACCTTTTCCTTTTCGATATCCCTCGCCTCTCCGTGGACATCGACCTGAACTACATCGGCGCGGAGGATAAGGAGGACATGCAGGCCGAGCGCCCAGGCCTCGAGGCAAGGCTCAGGTCCATCTTCGAAAAGGACGACTTCACCATCCGCAAGGCCCCGTCCGATCACGCCGGAGGGAAGTGGCAGCTGCGTTACGCCGGCGCCCAAGGGCAGGGGGGAAGCCTTGAGGTTGACCTCAATTTCCTCCATCGGGTGCCTTTGGAATCGCCACAATGGCTGGATTCCAGGGACCTGGGTTCATTCCAGGCAAAGAACGTCCGGGTGATGGGCCTTCACGACTTGGCGGCCGGGAAGTTGATCGCGCTCCTTGACCGAACGGCGGCAAGGGACATCGTTGATGCCGCCCGCCTTTTCGATCAGCCCGGGCTGGACCTGGAACGGCTCAGGCTACCCTTCGTCATCGTTGGGGCTGCAAGCCGAGCGTTGGACCTCAGGACGGCCACGCCGGAATCAGCCGATCCAGCCGGCGATGAGTTCGACCGCATGGTTCGCCCCCTATTGCGGGCCTCCGATGTGCAACCTGACCCGGCAACCCAATTGGAAAAAGCCCGTTCAGGCCTGCGCCGACTGCTTCCCGTGCGCGGGCACGAATCGGAATTCATCCGGGCCATCTGGGAGGAGGGGGAGATCCATCCCGAATGGCTGACCTCGGATCCCGACCTGCAGCGCAGGATCGCAAGCTCCCCCCTGCTGCGTTGGAAGACCTTGAATGTGAAGCGCCACCGGGACCTGAAAGGCTGA
- a CDS encoding type IV toxin-antitoxin system AbiEi family antitoxin domain-containing protein translates to MSLSDFFALHPVFTRTEMVRHLAEESGRAQSPKTVNALLQYHQETGRILAIRRGLFATVRPGSTPERSPLDGYLVAHRAFPEGILAYHSALEMHGLAHSSFETIQVLVPRNLRRWQFRGLDFHPVQPRRALGRSAFQMGVEKMDWHGVDLVVTTQARTLVDCLDRPDLSGGWEEAWRSLEKMRWVDVGEVHAYLCLLGNATTSALTGFFLEQHQDHFAFEGGSLQQLEDLRPQGRHYLDRQKGGRLSARWNLIVPDALWNRAWEEPS, encoded by the coding sequence ATGTCCCTCTCCGATTTTTTCGCGCTCCACCCGGTGTTCACTCGGACGGAAATGGTGCGCCACCTCGCAGAGGAGTCGGGACGGGCTCAAAGTCCAAAGACCGTCAATGCCCTTCTGCAATATCACCAGGAAACGGGCAGGATCCTGGCCATCCGGAGAGGCCTGTTCGCTACTGTCAGGCCGGGAAGCACACCTGAACGATCGCCGCTGGATGGATACCTTGTCGCCCATCGGGCCTTCCCCGAAGGGATCCTCGCCTACCATTCGGCCCTGGAGATGCACGGCCTGGCCCATTCTTCGTTCGAGACCATTCAGGTGCTCGTGCCACGAAACCTGCGGCGGTGGCAATTCCGGGGTTTGGATTTCCACCCGGTGCAGCCAAGGAGGGCCCTCGGCAGGAGCGCCTTCCAGATGGGAGTGGAGAAGATGGATTGGCACGGCGTCGATCTGGTTGTCACCACCCAGGCCCGCACCCTCGTCGACTGCCTGGATCGCCCGGATCTTTCCGGAGGCTGGGAGGAAGCCTGGCGATCCCTGGAGAAGATGCGATGGGTGGACGTGGGGGAAGTCCACGCCTACCTTTGCCTGCTTGGAAACGCCACCACATCGGCGCTCACGGGATTTTTCCTTGAGCAGCACCAGGACCACTTCGCGTTCGAGGGAGGCAGCCTGCAGCAACTCGAGGACCTCCGCCCGCAGGGCAGGCACTACCTGGACCGGCAGAAGGGCGGCCGGCTTTCCGCACGATGGAATTTGATCGTGCCGGATGCACTATGGAACCGGGCCTGGGAGGAGCCGTCGTGA
- a CDS encoding DUF4139 domain-containing protein produces MRPLLIIPALPALLVAQEPATTLRDNTSLAVTIYNDNLALVKDQRKVALAKGDQKLAFQEVSAKIRPETALLRNLTAPTGFWVAEQNFDFDLLTPQKLLEKYVGDKVTVVRTLPNPDNAGTRELREEATVLATNNGVVLQFPDRIETSIPGRLVFPKVPGTLRAKPTLVVSLHSGSLGPQQVELSYLTTGLSWRADYVANLTADESALDLNAWVTLTNQSGAAYPEAKLQLVAGDVHTVKDQRSRGNNFSVDGLAVSNLAPPRMKEEGLFEYHLYTLEHPTTIADNQTKQVALLSAQGVPIRKEYQLDGDSFYYFNPYPDQGDKLKVAVYVLFDNREAAHLGMPLPKGILRMYKRDAEGRAQFIGEDRIDHTPKWEVVKAKMGEAFDLTARRKQTDYKRLERQGKFGNIHESAFEVELRNAKKEPVTVKVIEPMPGDWEVIQSTHPCQKIEAGKGQFMVTVPPEGAAKLTYRVRVKW; encoded by the coding sequence ATGCGCCCTCTCCTCATCATCCCCGCCCTCCCCGCTCTCCTTGTGGCCCAGGAGCCCGCCACAACCCTGAGGGACAACACTTCCCTCGCAGTGACCATCTACAACGACAACCTGGCCCTCGTGAAGGACCAGCGCAAGGTGGCCCTTGCCAAGGGCGACCAGAAACTCGCCTTCCAGGAGGTCTCGGCAAAGATCCGGCCGGAGACGGCCCTGCTGAGGAACCTAACCGCGCCCACAGGATTCTGGGTGGCCGAGCAGAACTTCGATTTCGACCTCCTCACCCCCCAAAAATTGCTCGAGAAATACGTCGGGGACAAGGTCACCGTAGTACGGACCCTCCCCAACCCGGACAATGCGGGGACACGCGAACTCCGCGAAGAGGCCACGGTCCTGGCCACCAACAACGGCGTGGTCCTCCAGTTCCCTGACCGCATCGAAACATCCATCCCTGGGCGCCTGGTCTTCCCCAAAGTCCCCGGGACCCTCAGGGCCAAGCCCACGCTGGTCGTGAGCCTTCACAGCGGCTCCCTGGGCCCCCAGCAGGTCGAACTCAGCTACCTGACCACGGGGCTATCCTGGCGGGCCGACTACGTGGCCAATCTGACGGCGGACGAGAGCGCCCTGGACCTCAATGCGTGGGTGACCCTCACCAACCAGAGCGGGGCGGCCTACCCGGAGGCGAAGCTGCAGCTGGTGGCTGGCGACGTTCATACCGTCAAGGATCAACGATCTAGAGGGAACAATTTCTCCGTGGATGGCCTTGCCGTTTCGAACTTGGCTCCCCCACGGATGAAGGAGGAGGGGCTGTTCGAGTACCACCTCTATACTCTTGAACACCCAACCACCATCGCGGACAACCAGACCAAGCAGGTCGCCCTCCTCTCGGCCCAGGGGGTTCCGATCCGGAAGGAATACCAGTTGGACGGGGACAGTTTCTACTACTTCAACCCCTACCCCGATCAGGGCGACAAACTGAAGGTCGCCGTCTACGTCCTTTTCGACAACCGCGAAGCTGCGCACCTGGGCATGCCGCTCCCCAAGGGAATCCTCCGCATGTACAAGCGGGACGCCGAGGGCCGGGCCCAGTTCATCGGCGAGGACCGCATCGACCACACGCCCAAGTGGGAAGTGGTGAAGGCCAAAATGGGCGAAGCCTTCGACCTCACTGCCCGCCGCAAGCAGACCGACTACAAGCGGCTTGAACGCCAAGGCAAATTCGGGAACATCCACGAAAGCGCTTTCGAAGTCGAACTGAGGAACGCCAAGAAGGAGCCTGTGACGGTCAAGGTCATCGAGCCCATGCCCGGTGACTGGGAGGTCATCCAGAGCACCCATCCCTGCCAGAAAATCGAAGCCGGGAAAGGTCAATTCATGGTCACGGTGCCTCCGGAAGGGGCGGCCAAACTGACCTATCGCGTCCGCGTCAAATGGTAG